The DNA region CTCGGCCTCGCCGCCGTGCCAGAGGATGGCCTCGAGCAGGTTGCGGGCGCGCCCATCGTGGAGGAAACGGGTGTGGCCGTTGACCGCCTGGGTCAGGCCGATGCCCCAGAGGGGCGCGGTGCGCCAGTCGCGGCCGCTGGCCTGGAACTCGGGGCGGCCGTCGGCCAGGCCCTCGCCCATGTCGTGCAGCAGCAGGTCGGTATAGGGGCGGATCACCTGGTTGGCCAGCTCCGGTTCGGCGGCATCGGCCCGGGTGGTGAAGCTCGGGGTGTGGCAGCCCTGGCAGCCGGCCTGGTGGAACAGGCCCTTGCCGTCCAGCACCTGCGGGTCGTTGACCCCGCGCCGCGAGGGCACGGCGAGGTTGCGGCTGTAGAACAGCACCAGGCGCAGGATGTTGTCGCTGACCTCGGGCTCGCCGCCGTTCACGGCATTCAGGCAGTCCACCTGGGCGGGCGTGCAGTCGTCGTGGGGCAGCAGGCTGGTGGTCAGGCCCATGTCGCCGGAGAAGGCGTGGGCGTTCTGCTGGTTCAGGCTGGGCTGGCCGGCCTTCCAGCCGAAGCGGCCGAGCACGGTCTTGCCGGCGGCGTCGTCCCAGACCTGGTTGGGGCGGCCGACGATGCCGGCGGGCTTGTCCTTCGAGGCGCCCGCGTTGGCGAGGATGGCGGCTTCGGGAATGGCCTCCAGCAGGCCCAGGCCGATCATCGGCGGGGCGACCCGCGCGGAGAACATCGTCTGCGGGTGCATGGGGCCGTAGCCCAGCTGGGTGATCTCCAGGGTCGGCTTCTGCAGTTCCACCACCGTGCCGTCGCCCAGGGTGACGTTGAGCGGCTCATAGCGCATGCGCACCTTGCCTTCCGGTGCGACGCCGGGGATGGCGACGTCCTGCAGCTGTCCGCCGTACACCGGCTCGGGCACCACGCCCAGGCGCTCCAGCATCTGCTGGTGCTCGGCCTTGGCTTCGGCGGGGATGGACAGGCGCACCAGCATCGACACGGCGTTGTCGCCGCGAACGCCCGGCGGATGGCCGCGGCCGTCCTTCACGTGGCAGTTCTGGCAGGCGTTGGTGTTGAACAGCGGGCCCAGGCCATCCCTCGCAGTGGTGGAGGAGGGGGCGATCACCCAGGGGTTGCGGAAGAAACTGTTGCCGACGTTGAAGTCCAGCCGGCGGCTCGGGGTGAGGTTGCCGGAGGCCTGGGAGAAGGCGTTGCGGTCATGCAGGTTGATGGTCGCGGCACCGCCTGAAAGCTGCTCGCCGGGTTCGGCCTGGGTGAAGCGGGGGGGCTTGTCGCAACCGGCCAGGGCAACGGCCAGCAACAGCGGCGACAGGTGGCGGAGGGCCGACGATACGGGCATTGGCGGGTCCGGCTGGGGAAAACAGGCGGGCAATGTTAGCAGGCGAACGGCTATTAAATAAGAGGGATTTGCGTTCGTGATAGCGGGTCCGGCTGGCAGCTGCGGAGCGGGTGGAACCCAGGCGTGACGTGCCTTGCAGCGAGACGAGAGACGGATTCCCGGGCATGAAAAAAGCGGATGCGGCGATGGGCCGCATCCGCTTTACGGGACGCGTGGACGAGTCGATCAGAACTCGTGGTCGGCGTTGTCCGGTTTCAGGTCGCTGATGCCCAGCTTGCCGGCGGCCTGCTCGATGGCACCGGTCTGTTTGACCAGGGCGGCGATGGCGTCACGGACGATCTGGTTGCCTTCGGCGTTGTCCGGGGCGATCAGCTGGTCGAAGTGCACGCCCTTGTCGGCGCTGTCCACCAGCACTTGCAGCTTGGCTTCGGTGGCTTCCAGGTCGGCCTTCAGGGTGGCGTCGGTCGCGGCGTCGATCTTGGCCACCAGGGAGGACAGGCTCGGGCCGGTCAGGGTGGTGCCGTCGACCTTCTTGTACTCGCCCAGGTACACGTTGCGGATGCCCTTGCCGTTGTAGAAGTGCGAGTTGTGGGTGTTGTCGCTGAAGCAGTCGTGCTCGTCCTCGGGCGAGTTGGCTTCCAGGGCGACCTTCATGCGCTCGCCGGCCAGCTCGCCCAGGGACAGGCTGCCCATGCCGAAGAGCATCTTGCGCAGGCCGGATTCGGCAGGCTCGGCTTCCAGCTTGGCGCGGTAGTTGTCGGCGACGCCGGCTTTCCACTGGCCGACCATGTATTCCAGGTCGCTGACCAGCAGGTCGGTGGCGGCCTTCAGGTAGGCGGCGCGACGGTCGCAGTTGCCGCCGGTGCAGTCCTTGCCCTGGGCATAGTCGGTGGCCGGGCGGTTGCCGGCGCCCGGGCCGGTGCCGTTCAGGTCCTGGCCCCAGAGGAGGAATTCGATGGCGTGGTAGCCGGTGGCGACGTTGGCTTCGGAGCCGCCCAGCTCGTTCAGGCTGGAGAGCTTCTCGCCGGTGATCTCGGTGACGTCGATCTTGTCTTCGCCGACCTGGATTTCCTTGTTGGCGATGATGTTGGCGGTGGCGCCCGGGTTGCCCAGCGCGTGCTGGTAGTCCTTGGCGACGTAGTCGATCAGGCCTTCGTCCAGCGGCCAGGCGTTGAGGCCGCCTTCCCAGTCGTCGACGACGGCGTTGCCGAAGCGGAAGACTTCGCTCTGCATGTACGGGGTGCGGGCGGCCAGCCAGGCTTCACGGGCGGCTTTCAGGGTGTCGTCGCCGGGCTTGGCGATGAAGGCGTCGACGGCTTTCTGCAGGTCGACGGCGGTGC from Pseudomonas tohonis includes:
- a CDS encoding di-heme oxidoredictase family protein; protein product: MPVSSALRHLSPLLLAVALAGCDKPPRFTQAEPGEQLSGGAATINLHDRNAFSQASGNLTPSRRLDFNVGNSFFRNPWVIAPSSTTARDGLGPLFNTNACQNCHVKDGRGHPPGVRGDNAVSMLVRLSIPAEAKAEHQQMLERLGVVPEPVYGGQLQDVAIPGVAPEGKVRMRYEPLNVTLGDGTVVELQKPTLEITQLGYGPMHPQTMFSARVAPPMIGLGLLEAIPEAAILANAGASKDKPAGIVGRPNQVWDDAAGKTVLGRFGWKAGQPSLNQQNAHAFSGDMGLTTSLLPHDDCTPAQVDCLNAVNGGEPEVSDNILRLVLFYSRNLAVPSRRGVNDPQVLDGKGLFHQAGCQGCHTPSFTTRADAAEPELANQVIRPYTDLLLHDMGEGLADGRPEFQASGRDWRTAPLWGIGLTQAVNGHTRFLHDGRARNLLEAILWHGGEAEAAKQTVMRYDAGQRAALLAFLNSL
- a CDS encoding imelysin family protein translates to MSRMPLATASLLAIAITLAGCGDDKDKAAAPQAAAPAAASSTPAATVAKVDEAAAKAVVKHYADLALAVFSDAHSTAVDLQKAVDAFIAKPGDDTLKAAREAWLAARTPYMQSEVFRFGNAVVDDWEGGLNAWPLDEGLIDYVAKDYQHALGNPGATANIIANKEIQVGEDKIDVTEITGEKLSSLNELGGSEANVATGYHAIEFLLWGQDLNGTGPGAGNRPATDYAQGKDCTGGNCDRRAAYLKAATDLLVSDLEYMVGQWKAGVADNYRAKLEAEPAESGLRKMLFGMGSLSLGELAGERMKVALEANSPEDEHDCFSDNTHNSHFYNGKGIRNVYLGEYKKVDGTTLTGPSLSSLVAKIDAATDATLKADLEATEAKLQVLVDSADKGVHFDQLIAPDNAEGNQIVRDAIAALVKQTGAIEQAAGKLGISDLKPDNADHEF